In Fusobacterium hwasookii, a single window of DNA contains:
- a CDS encoding peptidylprolyl isomerase, which translates to MEEDKILHAILLKKAKEAQYTNYEIEQINLQSESLFIRYYLEREAIKIVENTNIEEEVLKKIYEENQTLYKYPEKVKIDTIFVKDLEKAEEILKEVNLENFNELKEKNDEKGKDAKDSTDEFLFVTEIHPAIAEEVLQESEKNVIIKKAIPVQEGFHIVYLKDVEEARQAIFDEAKEAILADVKRNIFGQVYNQLIEDIANETIKLEEPTKNEESKSTKVGSKE; encoded by the coding sequence ATGGAAGAAGATAAAATCTTACATGCAATTTTGTTAAAAAAAGCAAAAGAAGCTCAATACACAAATTATGAAATAGAGCAAATAAACTTACAATCTGAAAGTCTTTTCATAAGATATTACCTAGAAAGAGAAGCTATTAAAATTGTTGAAAACACAAATATAGAAGAGGAAGTATTGAAGAAAATATATGAAGAAAATCAAACTTTATATAAATACCCAGAAAAAGTAAAAATTGATACTATATTTGTAAAAGATTTAGAAAAAGCTGAAGAGATTTTAAAAGAAGTAAATCTTGAAAACTTTAATGAACTTAAAGAAAAAAATGATGAAAAAGGTAAGGATGCAAAAGACTCTACAGATGAATTTTTATTTGTAACAGAAATTCATCCAGCAATAGCAGAAGAAGTATTACAAGAAAGTGAAAAAAATGTTATAATAAAGAAAGCTATTCCTGTACAAGAAGGCTTCCATATTGTTTATTTAAAGGATGTAGAAGAAGCAAGACAAGCTATTTTTGATGAAGCAAAAGAAGCAATACTTGCAGATGTTAAGAGAAATATATTTGGGCAAGTATATAATCAATTAATAGAAGATATAGCAAATGAAACAATTAAATTAGAAGAGCCTACAAAGAATGAAGAAAGTAAAAGTACAAAAGTAGGGTCAAAAGAATAA
- a CDS encoding site-specific integrase: MNILEKYIENLVVKKNLLQTTVDAYKLDINEYLEFLTKKDIDILDTNEKIFNEYFSDVEKNYKKATFSRKYSTIRGLYKFLLKNRYIEKIFEYKLSVNKSDNEVTTKKNNIIFKQKEYKDFINSLSDNFNEMRLKLISKMIVEYKINLVNIFEIQIKDLLKYDFQKIIIVRNNKIISYDIDKLMEEDLKNYYKKYAFEKRFLFGAYGKSTFISDLKRYKLDFKTLKNCMQEDEKDLIEKIRRIYFEIGIGDN, encoded by the coding sequence GTGAACATTTTAGAAAAATATATAGAGAATCTGGTAGTAAAAAAAAATTTATTGCAGACAACAGTTGATGCTTATAAGCTAGATATAAATGAGTATCTTGAATTTTTAACAAAAAAAGATATAGATATTTTAGATACTAATGAAAAGATATTTAATGAATATTTTTCTGATGTAGAAAAAAATTATAAGAAAGCTACCTTTAGTAGAAAATATAGCACTATAAGAGGTTTGTATAAGTTTCTTTTGAAAAATAGATATATAGAAAAAATATTTGAATATAAACTATCAGTTAATAAATCTGATAATGAAGTTACTACTAAAAAGAATAATATTATATTCAAACAAAAAGAATATAAAGACTTTATAAATTCTTTATCTGATAATTTTAATGAGATGAGATTGAAACTTATTTCTAAAATGATAGTTGAGTATAAAATTAACCTTGTAAATATTTTTGAAATTCAGATTAAAGACCTATTAAAGTATGATTTTCAAAAGATTATTATAGTGAGAAATAATAAGATTATTAGTTATGATATAGATAAACTTATGGAAGAAGATTTAAAAAATTATTATAAAAAGTATGCTTTTGAAAAAAGATTTTTATTTGGAGCTTATGGTAAGTCAACCTTTATTTCAGATTTAAAAAGATATAAATTAGATTTTAAAACCTTAAAAAATTGTATGCAGGAAGATGAAAAAGACTTAATTGAAAAAATTAGAAGAATATATTTTGAGATAGGAATAGGAGATAATTAA
- a CDS encoding AlbA family DNA-binding domain-containing protein, producing the protein MTVKEIEKLIKDGEKINIEFKESKSALTRDIFDTVCAFNNRNGGHILLGVKDNKEIIGVEVNKVNEIIKNFITSINNPQKIYPPLYLIPEPIEINNKIVIYIRIPEGYQVCRHNGKILDRSYEGDINITDNSELVYKMYARKQNTYFVNKVYPNINLDFLDTNIIQRAREMARVRNINHSWINMTDEEMLRSANLILTDPETNKEGLTLAAILLFGKDNSIMSVLPQHKTDAIFRVENKDRYDDRDVIITNLTDSYDRLIQFGQKHLNDLFVLDGIQNVNARDRILREIVSNTLAHRDYSSGFPAKMIIDEEKILIENSNLAHSIGELNLFKFEPFSKNPPISKVFREIGLADELGSGMRNTYKFTELYSNEKPIFEEGSIFRTIVPIRKIATKKVGIKDVAQDVAQDVAQDVAQKKEDILSIILDEIKKNPKISRKKIAEKVGVSVKTIERYIKEIQNLKFIGRGSNGYWKLEE; encoded by the coding sequence ATGACTGTAAAAGAAATAGAAAAGTTAATAAAAGATGGAGAAAAAATAAATATTGAATTTAAGGAGTCAAAGTCTGCATTAACAAGGGATATATTTGATACAGTATGTGCTTTTAATAATAGAAATGGTGGTCACATTCTATTAGGAGTAAAAGATAACAAAGAAATTATAGGAGTAGAAGTAAATAAAGTAAATGAAATTATAAAAAACTTTATAACTTCTATTAATAATCCTCAAAAAATATATCCTCCATTATATTTGATACCTGAACCTATTGAAATAAATAATAAAATTGTTATTTATATAAGAATACCAGAAGGCTATCAGGTTTGTAGACATAATGGAAAAATATTAGATCGCTCTTATGAGGGAGATATTAATATTACTGATAATTCTGAGCTGGTGTATAAGATGTATGCAAGGAAACAAAATACGTATTTTGTAAATAAAGTATATCCAAATATAAATTTAGATTTTTTGGATACAAATATTATTCAAAGAGCTAGAGAAATGGCAAGAGTTAGAAATATAAATCATAGTTGGATAAATATGACTGATGAAGAAATGCTTAGAAGTGCTAATTTAATTCTTACAGATCCTGAAACAAATAAAGAAGGCTTAACATTAGCAGCTATTTTACTTTTTGGAAAAGATAATTCAATTATGTCTGTATTGCCACAACATAAAACAGATGCAATTTTTAGAGTAGAAAATAAAGATAGATACGATGATAGAGATGTTATTATTACTAATTTAACTGATAGTTATGATAGATTGATTCAATTTGGACAAAAACACTTAAATGACTTATTTGTATTAGATGGAATACAAAATGTAAATGCAAGGGATAGAATTTTAAGAGAAATTGTATCAAACACTTTAGCTCATAGAGATTATTCTAGTGGATTTCCTGCTAAAATGATTATTGATGAAGAGAAAATTCTAATAGAAAATAGTAACTTAGCTCATAGTATAGGAGAGTTAAATCTTTTTAAGTTTGAGCCATTTTCTAAAAATCCTCCTATATCAAAGGTATTTCGTGAAATTGGACTAGCTGATGAATTAGGGTCAGGAATGAGAAATACTTATAAATTTACAGAGCTATATTCAAATGAAAAACCAATATTTGAAGAGGGAAGTATTTTTAGAACAATAGTTCCTATTAGAAAAATAGCTACTAAAAAAGTGGGTATAAAAGATGTCGCTCAGGATGTCGCTCAGGATGTCGCTCAGGATGTCGCTCAAAAAAAAGAAGATATATTATCTATAATATTAGATGAAATAAAGAAAAATCCTAAGATTAGTAGGAAAAAAATTGCAGAAAAAGTTGGAGTGAGTGTTAAAACAATAGAAAGATATATAAAGGAAATTCAAAATTTAAAATTTATTGGAAGAGGAAGTAATGGTTATTGGAAACTTGAGGAATAA
- a CDS encoding adhesion protein FadA, whose product MKKFLLLAVLAVSASAFAATDAASLVGELQALDAEYQNLANQEEARFNEERAQADAARQALAQNEQVYNELSQRAQRLQAEANTRFYKSQYQDLASKYEDALKKLEAEMEQQKAVISDFEKIQALRAGN is encoded by the coding sequence ATGAAAAAATTTTTATTATTAGCAGTATTAGCAGTTTCTGCTTCAGCATTTGCAGCAACTGATGCAGCAAGTTTAGTAGGTGAATTACAAGCATTAGATGCTGAATACCAAAACTTAGCAAATCAAGAAGAAGCAAGATTCAATGAAGAAAGAGCACAAGCTGACGCTGCTAGACAAGCATTAGCACAAAATGAACAAGTTTACAATGAATTATCTCAAAGAGCTCAAAGACTTCAAGCAGAAGCTAACACAAGATTTTATAAATCTCAATATCAAGATTTAGCTTCTAAATATGAAGATGCTTTAAAGAAATTAGAAGCTGAAATGGAACAACAAAAAGCTGTTATTTCTGATTTCGAAAAAATTCAAGCTTTAAGAGCAGGAAACTAA
- a CDS encoding NAD(+)/NADH kinase encodes MIKLSIIYNKDKEDAIKIYKELLKYLKSKKEFEVLDDKNLSQAEYIVVIGGDGTLLRGFKKIKNKEVKIIAINSGTLGYLTEIRKDAYIEIFENILKGKVNIEERYFFTVKIGEKKYNALNEVFLTKDNIKRNIVSSEIYVDDKFLGKFKGDGVIISTPTGSTAYSLSAGGPIVTPELKLFLITPIAPHNLNTRPIILSGDVKIILTLSGPSEFGIVNVDGHTHNKINLEDEVEISYSKESLKIVLPDNRNYYNVLREKLKWGENLC; translated from the coding sequence ATGATAAAATTAAGTATTATTTACAATAAAGACAAAGAAGATGCTATAAAAATATATAAGGAACTTTTAAAATATTTAAAATCTAAAAAAGAATTTGAAGTTTTAGATGATAAAAATTTATCACAAGCTGAATATATAGTGGTTATAGGTGGAGATGGTACCCTACTAAGAGGATTTAAAAAAATAAAAAACAAAGAAGTTAAGATAATTGCTATTAACTCAGGAACCTTAGGTTATCTTACAGAAATTAGGAAAGATGCCTATATAGAAATCTTTGAAAATATTTTAAAAGGTAAAGTGAATATTGAAGAAAGATATTTTTTTACTGTTAAAATTGGAGAAAAGAAATATAATGCTCTAAATGAAGTTTTTTTAACAAAAGATAATATAAAGAGAAATATAGTATCTTCTGAAATTTATGTAGATGATAAATTTTTAGGTAAATTTAAAGGAGATGGAGTAATTATATCTACTCCAACAGGTTCAACAGCCTATTCATTATCAGCTGGAGGACCTATTGTAACTCCTGAATTAAAGTTATTTTTAATAACACCAATAGCACCACATAACTTAAATACTAGACCTATAATTTTATCAGGTGATGTAAAAATTATTTTAACTTTATCAGGACCAAGTGAATTTGGTATTGTAAATGTAGATGGACATACTCATAATAAAATTAATCTTGAAGATGAAGTAGAAATTTCTTATTCAAAGGAAAGCTTAAAAATTGTTCTTCCAGATAATAGAAATTACTATAATGTTCTAAGAGAAAAACTTAAATGGGGAGAAAACTTATGCTAA
- a CDS encoding permease-like cell division protein FtsX gives MYKLFGYGLKGIPYINRLKRRVFYAVVITVVSLNVFISFSLNLRSLTNEKIFNSFIVVDLQNNLNQDKKNEIEKYILGIEGVRSVRFMDKFESFKNLQNELNISIPESSNPLTDSLVISVKDPTLLGKIQETIETREEVKEVYKDESYLKQSKEQGFITSIAQIGSGVFSFFIAVITIIIFNFGVAIEFLNNANTGLDYAENIRKSKIRNLLSFTMSTMIGTLIFFNIYVLFRRYVSNAKFDSSMLSLKEIVLWHLGAIAVLNLLVWLIPANVGRIEYAEEEDDDEDELDDEFYEDDEDGDSDDEFEDDED, from the coding sequence ATGTATAAGTTATTTGGTTATGGGTTAAAAGGGATTCCCTATATAAATAGATTAAAAAGAAGAGTGTTTTATGCAGTTGTAATTACAGTTGTTTCATTAAATGTTTTTATAAGTTTCTCATTGAATTTAAGAAGTTTGACTAATGAGAAAATATTTAATTCTTTTATAGTTGTAGATTTACAAAATAATCTTAATCAAGATAAGAAAAATGAAATAGAAAAATATATATTAGGAATAGAGGGAGTTCGTTCAGTTAGATTTATGGATAAATTTGAAAGTTTTAAGAATTTACAAAATGAACTTAATATTTCAATTCCTGAATCAAGTAACCCTTTAACTGATTCCTTAGTAATTTCAGTAAAAGATCCAACTCTTCTTGGGAAGATTCAAGAGACTATTGAAACAAGAGAAGAAGTAAAAGAAGTATATAAGGATGAATCATATTTAAAGCAATCTAAGGAACAAGGATTTATAACTTCTATAGCACAGATAGGAAGTGGTGTTTTCTCATTTTTTATAGCAGTTATTACCATAATTATATTTAACTTTGGAGTAGCAATAGAATTCTTAAATAATGCTAATACAGGACTTGATTATGCTGAAAATATAAGAAAGTCTAAAATAAGAAATTTATTGTCTTTTACTATGTCAACTATGATAGGAACTTTAATATTTTTTAATATATATGTACTTTTTAGAAGATATGTATCTAATGCAAAATTTGATTCTTCAATGTTATCTTTGAAGGAAATTGTTTTATGGCATCTTGGAGCAATAGCTGTTTTAAATCTTTTAGTTTGGCTAATTCCAGCAAATGTTGGTAGAATAGAATATGCTGAAGAAGAAGATGATGATGAAGATGAATTGGATGATGAATTTTACGAAGATGATGAAGATGGAGATAGTGATGATGAGTTCGAAGATGATGAAGACTAA
- the era gene encoding GTPase Era, whose amino-acid sequence MKAGFIAVVGRPNVGKSTLINKLVSEKVAIVSDKAGTTRDNIKGILNFKDNQYIFIDTPGIHKPQHLLGEYMTNIAVKILKDVDIILFLIDASKPIGTGDMFVMDRINENSKKPRILLVNKVDLISDEQKEEKLKEIEEKLGKFDKIIFASGMYSFGMSQLLEALDPYLEDGVKYYPDDMYTDMSTYRIITEIVREKILLKTRDEIPHSVAIEIINVERKEGKKDKFDINIYVERDSQKGIIIGKDGKMLKEIGMEARKEIEELLGEKIYLGLWVKVKDDWRKKKPFLKELGCAEEK is encoded by the coding sequence ATGAAAGCTGGATTTATAGCTGTTGTAGGTAGACCAAATGTTGGTAAATCAACTTTAATAAATAAACTTGTATCTGAAAAAGTAGCTATTGTTTCTGATAAAGCAGGAACAACAAGAGATAATATAAAGGGAATTTTGAATTTTAAAGATAATCAATACATTTTTATAGATACACCAGGAATACATAAACCACAACATCTTTTAGGGGAATATATGACTAATATTGCAGTTAAGATTCTAAAAGATGTAGATATTATACTTTTTTTAATTGATGCCTCTAAACCAATAGGAACTGGGGATATGTTTGTAATGGATAGAATAAATGAAAATTCTAAAAAGCCTAGAATTTTACTAGTGAATAAGGTTGATTTGATAAGTGATGAGCAAAAAGAAGAAAAATTAAAAGAAATAGAAGAAAAGTTAGGAAAATTTGATAAAATAATTTTTGCCTCAGGTATGTATTCTTTTGGTATGAGTCAATTATTAGAAGCATTAGATCCTTATTTAGAAGATGGGGTTAAATACTATCCTGATGATATGTACACAGATATGTCCACTTATAGAATAATAACAGAGATAGTTAGAGAAAAAATCTTATTAAAAACAAGAGATGAAATTCCTCATTCTGTTGCTATTGAAATAATAAATGTGGAAAGAAAAGAAGGAAAAAAAGATAAATTTGATATAAATATTTATGTTGAAAGAGATTCTCAAAAAGGAATTATCATTGGTAAAGACGGTAAGATGCTAAAAGAAATTGGAATGGAAGCTAGAAAAGAGATAGAGGAATTATTAGGAGAGAAAATCTACTTAGGACTTTGGGTAAAAGTGAAAGATGATTGGAGAAAGAAAAAACCATTTTTAAAAGAATTGGGCTGTGCTGAGGAAAAATAA
- a CDS encoding murein hydrolase activator EnvC family protein, which yields MSSKMMKTKIFLTFFLLSASIYPASNSVKDMNKRLKNIDKEIEKKNTRIKAIDTETSKLEKMIKELEEEIKKLEHERKEIEDEITVVKKNIDYSKKNLEISEVEHGRKESEFVAKIIAWDKYSKIHGKDIDEKVLLTKNYREMLHGDLQRMGYIEKVTGNIKEVKEKIEAEKRKLDRLEAELRENLRKSDVKKEEQKKLKEQLQVEKKGHQSSIEKLKKEKQRISREIERIIRENARRAAEKAAREKAAREAAKNKGKSTGKGKDSGGTKVTTTTVDMPKISNPEAYKRIGKTIKPLNGQVVVYFGQKKAGVVESNGIEIKGKLGNPVVASKAGTVIYADAFQGLGKVVMIDYGGGIIGVYGNLLAIKVNINSKVSSGQTIGVLGLSSDKEPNLYYELRANLRPIDPMPTF from the coding sequence ATGAGTTCGAAGATGATGAAGACTAAAATATTTTTAACATTTTTTCTTTTATCAGCAAGTATTTATCCAGCTTCTAATTCTGTAAAAGATATGAACAAAAGATTAAAGAATATTGATAAAGAAATTGAGAAAAAAAATACTCGTATAAAAGCAATAGATACAGAGACTTCTAAATTAGAAAAGATGATAAAAGAATTAGAGGAAGAAATTAAAAAGTTAGAACATGAAAGAAAAGAGATAGAGGATGAAATTACAGTAGTTAAGAAGAATATAGATTATAGTAAAAAAAATCTTGAAATATCAGAAGTGGAACATGGTAGGAAAGAATCTGAATTTGTTGCTAAGATAATTGCTTGGGATAAATATAGTAAAATTCATGGAAAAGATATAGATGAAAAAGTTTTACTTACTAAAAATTATAGAGAAATGTTACATGGCGACCTACAAAGAATGGGATATATAGAAAAAGTAACAGGTAACATTAAAGAAGTAAAAGAAAAGATAGAAGCCGAAAAAAGAAAGCTGGATAGACTTGAAGCAGAACTTAGAGAAAACTTAAGAAAAAGTGATGTTAAAAAAGAAGAACAAAAGAAATTAAAAGAACAATTGCAAGTTGAGAAAAAAGGACATCAATCATCTATTGAAAAGTTAAAGAAAGAAAAACAAAGAATTTCAAGAGAGATTGAAAGAATTATAAGAGAAAATGCTAGAAGAGCTGCTGAAAAAGCAGCCAGAGAAAAGGCTGCAAGGGAAGCTGCTAAAAATAAAGGTAAGAGCACTGGTAAAGGCAAAGATAGTGGTGGAACGAAAGTTACAACTACAACTGTGGATATGCCAAAAATAAGTAATCCAGAAGCATATAAGAGAATAGGAAAAACAATAAAACCATTAAATGGACAAGTTGTTGTTTACTTTGGACAAAAGAAAGCAGGGGTTGTTGAAAGTAATGGTATTGAAATAAAAGGAAAATTAGGAAATCCAGTAGTTGCTTCTAAGGCAGGAACAGTTATCTATGCTGATGCCTTCCAAGGTTTAGGTAAGGTTGTTATGATAGATTATGGTGGAGGAATAATAGGAGTTTATGGAAACTTGCTTGCTATAAAAGTTAATATAAATTCAAAAGTAAGCTCAGGACAAACAATAGGAGTATTAGGATTATCTAGTGACAAAGAGCCTAATTTATATTATGAATTAAGAGCTAATTTAAGACCTATTGACCCAATGCCAACATTTTAA
- the recN gene encoding DNA repair protein RecN encodes MGRKLMLRELKIENLAIIDELDIEFDKGFIVLTGETGAGKSIILSGINLLIGEKASVDMIRDGEENLVAQGVFDVDEEQKKALEAMGIDTDGDEIIIRRSYSRSGKARAFVNNVRISLIDLKEIASTLVDIVGQHSHQMLLNKNNHIKLLDSFLNKDEKDLKENLVNLLSQYREIDAKIENIGREKKETLEKKEFYEYQLEEIEKLKLKDGEDEILEAEYKRVFNAEKIREKVYESLEYLKDDEDSALSLITNSIRNIEYLGKYDERYIELAKRMENAYYELEDCANEIENISKGIDVTESDLDKIAGRMNTLKRIKEKYKRSLPELIAYTEDLKEKLSDIDSGDFKTKELKKELNKIKTEYDKIAEQLTASRKEIAIKIENELLNELKFLNMEDAKLKVQINKFERMTSEGYDDVEFFISTNVGQDLKPLNKIASGGEVSRVMLALKVIFSKVDNIPILIFDEIDTGIGGETVRKIALKLKEIGDNTQIISITHSPVIASKASQQFYIEKYVENSKTISRVKKLSAEERIKEIGRMLVGEKINNEVLEIANKMLNEV; translated from the coding sequence ATGGGGAGAAAACTTATGCTAAGAGAACTAAAAATAGAAAATTTAGCTATTATAGATGAGTTAGATATTGAGTTTGATAAAGGTTTTATTGTGCTAACAGGAGAAACAGGTGCAGGAAAATCTATTATTTTAAGTGGAATTAATCTTCTTATTGGAGAAAAAGCCAGTGTGGATATGATTAGAGATGGAGAAGAAAATCTTGTTGCACAGGGTGTTTTTGATGTGGATGAAGAACAAAAAAAAGCATTGGAAGCTATGGGGATAGATACTGATGGAGATGAAATTATTATAAGAAGGTCTTATAGCAGAAGTGGTAAGGCAAGAGCTTTTGTAAACAATGTTAGGATATCTTTGATAGATTTAAAAGAGATAGCCTCAACTTTAGTTGATATTGTTGGGCAACATTCTCATCAAATGTTACTTAATAAGAATAATCATATAAAACTTTTAGATAGTTTTCTTAACAAAGATGAAAAAGATTTAAAAGAAAATTTAGTGAATCTCTTGTCACAATATAGAGAAATTGATGCTAAGATAGAAAATATTGGAAGAGAGAAAAAAGAAACCTTAGAAAAAAAAGAATTTTATGAGTATCAACTTGAAGAAATAGAAAAATTAAAATTAAAAGATGGAGAAGATGAAATTTTAGAGGCTGAATATAAAAGAGTATTCAATGCTGAAAAGATTAGAGAAAAAGTCTACGAAAGTTTAGAATATCTAAAAGATGATGAAGATTCTGCTTTAAGTTTAATAACAAACTCAATAAGAAATATAGAATATCTTGGAAAATATGATGAAAGATACATAGAATTAGCCAAAAGAATGGAAAATGCTTATTATGAACTAGAAGATTGTGCTAATGAAATTGAAAATATTTCTAAGGGAATAGATGTTACAGAAAGTGATTTAGATAAAATCGCTGGTAGAATGAATACTTTAAAAAGAATTAAAGAGAAATACAAGAGAAGTCTACCAGAACTTATAGCATATACAGAGGATTTAAAAGAGAAATTATCTGATATAGATAGTGGAGATTTTAAAACAAAGGAATTAAAAAAAGAGCTTAATAAAATTAAAACTGAATATGATAAAATAGCAGAACAATTAACTGCTTCAAGAAAAGAAATAGCTATAAAAATAGAAAATGAGCTATTAAATGAATTAAAGTTTTTAAATATGGAAGATGCTAAACTAAAAGTTCAAATCAATAAATTTGAAAGAATGACAAGTGAAGGTTATGATGATGTTGAATTCTTTATTTCAACTAATGTGGGACAAGATTTAAAACCTCTAAATAAAATAGCTTCTGGTGGAGAAGTTAGTCGTGTTATGCTTGCACTTAAAGTTATTTTTTCAAAAGTTGACAATATACCTATTTTAATTTTTGATGAAATAGATACAGGTATAGGTGGAGAAACTGTTAGAAAAATAGCTTTAAAATTAAAAGAAATTGGAGATAATACACAGATTATTTCAATTACTCACTCACCAGTGATAGCTTCTAAAGCATCTCAACAATTTTATATAGAAAAATATGTTGAAAATTCTAAGACTATCAGTAGAGTTAAAAAATTGTCTGCTGAAGAAAGAATAAAAGAAATTGGAAGAATGCTAGTTGGAGAAAAAATTAATAATGAAGTTTTAGAAATAGCAAATAAAATGTTAAATGAGGTATAA